From Rudanella lutea DSM 19387, a single genomic window includes:
- a CDS encoding putative Ig domain-containing protein, with protein sequence PITYAAIGITAPTTSCSATVDTQLAQDIRNQSPNVEPFTILATQNGITVALRWDARATCAGGGGNTPPTLANAVGPQSATLGVGYSLNVGSVFTDAQTPASLVLSATGLPAGLALTGNTLTGTPSLSGVSTITLTATDPGGLTNSTSFLLTVSPTASQTTTPPPTGSALAATLVSYNCPAGAITFGFTGGNGAPVEYLAIGVTGWTTNPSHVVEAGLRLDPKPITIRVRQNGVEGTPFVFDFGAFCAGNPQPPTNTAPSVANAVGPQSATVGVGFSLNVGSV encoded by the coding sequence CCCATCACCTACGCGGCCATCGGCATCACCGCCCCCACCACCTCCTGCTCGGCCACCGTCGACACCCAGCTCGCCCAGGACATCCGTAACCAGAGCCCCAACGTGGAGCCCTTCACCATCCTGGCCACCCAGAATGGCATCACCGTCGCCCTCCGCTGGGACGCCAGAGCCACCTGTGCCGGGGGCGGAGGCAACACCCCGCCCACCCTCGCCAATGCCGTCGGGCCCCAGTCGGCCACCCTCGGGGTGGGCTACAGCCTCAACGTGGGCTCGGTCTTTACCGACGCCCAGACGCCGGCGAGTCTGGTGCTCTCAGCCACCGGTCTGCCCGCCGGGCTGGCCCTCACCGGCAACACCCTCACCGGGACGCCCTCTCTGTCGGGCGTGAGCACCATCACCCTCACCGCCACCGACCCCGGCGGGCTCACCAACAGCACCAGCTTCCTGCTCACCGTCAGCCCCACAGCGAGTCAAACCACCACCCCGCCCCCCACGGGCAGCGCCCTGGCCGCTACCCTGGTGAGCTACAACTGCCCCGCCGGAGCCATCACCTTCGGCTTTACCGGGGGCAACGGAGCTCCCGTCGAGTACCTGGCCATCGGGGTGACGGGCTGGACGACCAACCCCAGTCATGTGGTCGAAGCGGGCCTGCGGCTGGATCCCAAGCCCATCACCATCCGCGTGCGCCAGAACGGGGTGGAGGGCACACCCTTCGTGTTTGACTTCGGCGCTTTCTGCGCGGGCAACCCCCAACCACCCACCAACACGGCCCCATCAGTCGCTAATGCCGTGGGGCCCCAGTCGGCCACGGTGGGCGTGGGCTTCAGCCTGAATGTGGGCAGCGTGTT